ctgaagttgcctcacaaggaaacttcgggcaacttcggaaaactaatcgccatcccgccagcgatttacattctagctggcaggagacagttcggggagactagttgccttgaagaagaggcaatttatcaccgggcgactatatctccccgaacctgagcgtgtgtctctgccctaaagtcagcaacccctccccccagagctgctttagaaggtaaaaatgaatctttacacttcaatattagaaaaatggttacaaatagaaaatagaaagtagttgggaaaagtctgaaaacaaaataaactgataaaagtgtttgaaggtgaaaactGGTGAAACTGGTATCTTAATGCAGTGATGGCCAACCTCCAGGGTGCTGTAATGTTAGAGGACTTGGCTGACATAATCAACAGGTAATTGCCATTGAAGCAGAAGGCTGGCTAAGCCTCAGTACCACACCAGAGAGGACAGCCTGTTACATTCAGTAGCAGATTGATACTTTTTCTTTAGACCTGACCGTTGCTAATTGTTGATTTCGGGTGAATTTTCCACCGactgcagatttttgccccacAAGCAGCACCATATAACCCATATGTTCCACAATGGTGGTGTTATATTGCATGGGCTGCATAACTAATCGGCTGTTGTATGAATCTGTAGCTGCAGTCAAGCAGAGAAAATATACAAATCAGCCCCGCAGGGCCTTTATCCCCAGCAAAGCCAGAGCGattctgctttttgttttgtgcttttccTTATTACCATGAGACAAAGACAAAGGATTCTTCATTTTCAGTACAAAATACCACTTATTGCTGAATTTCTGTTCTTGTTTCAATCATTGTGTGCTGCACTGGTCCTCAGATTATTCTTCAATTTTTCGAATGGGGGAGTGCATTATAACTTATTATAATTGACTAATAAGATTTGGGTGTATGTGAATGGGACAGTCAGAGCTAGAGGGCGGTGAAATAAGTAGCGTTGAAGGGCTTCTCTATTTATATGTTGTATTCCTAAGTGAAGTGCAATATGAAGAGCAAGACTCTTTTGATTTAGCTGAATATGTAAATAGGAGCCATTGGTTTGGAGCCATCCTGCATGCTATTCATTGGTGAACAAGCCTTGAAGTGCATCTGCCTTCTACTCTGTAGCCACTTCACTGTGCACAACATGCATACCATCAATCCATAGGTTTGGCCATCATTCCGTGTCTCTTGAAGAGGTAAAAGTGGTACCTCTTTATTGCTGTGTCTGTTCTCAGTGCCAGCATtatagatagttacatagttacatagttaaattgggttgaaaaaagacaaaatccatcaagttcaacccctccaaatgaaaacccagcatccatacacacacccctccctacttttaatcaaattctatctacccatacctatactaactatagagcttagtatcacaatagcctttgatattatgtctgtccaagaaatcatccaagccattcttatagtcattaactgaatcagccatcacaacatcacccggcagtgcattaatttggatcaccatactgtaAGTATGCTtgatatcatttaaacattaaacaaacccaataggattattttgccaccaatactgATTGATGAAGCTTAGTGaccatgaagtacaagctactgttttattattacagaatgggctctatgggagatggccttcccataatttggaactatGTAGATAAggaatccaatacctgtataatgttcACCGTATTAGATGTCATGCGGGACATTCAGCTCCCAGGTTTTCAACTCTGTTCCCACTTGCCTCAAAAATACTTTGCAATAATTTAATTCACAGTAAGTTTATAGGGAGTTTATTTTGCATCTTTTCACTTGCAAGAAAATGCTacaaacaaatctgaaaaatattttggtaTCTTTCACTGATGAAAGATTAGAATTCAAGAGCATTCCCCCCAGACTTTTGATCTGATCTGTTTGAGCTACTTGTATTAGAGAGCAAATCCTGCCAGCCCTGGCAATAGACTCAATGATTTTAGTATATGGCAATGCAGAGATCTATTTGAAGTCACATAAAGCAAAGCCCTCGGACTCAAAATTGCCTTTGGAAATGTGAGTTTGTATCTTCTGTGTTCTGCCCTTTTATCTGTATCAGCATAACAAGGATCTATGGGTTACTGAATGAGTCCTTGGAGAAAGGCTTTCAGAGCCCATGGAACTTTATGACAAGGAAGAACATCATTAGGTAACAAATTACCCTAAACAAGACTTCTAGTTAGCCTGACAATAGGGGCTCTCTTGTTGTCCTCACTCACTTTCTTTCAGACAATGGGCCGGAGTGCCCCGATTGTGTCGCGACAAAGCTGCAAATCATTTCTATATATTATTGTGTCAGGTTTAAGTGAAAGCCCTTATTTTCATCCAAGTCAAAAGTTTTAACCAAGCGTGCTGTGCTCACACTTTATTTAACGATTCTGCCCCAGAGCTAAATCCAGAGCACTGCTGAGGTCTATTGTCATCTCCAGCCTCCAGTACTGTACAGTTCTTGGGACAGGGGGGTGGGGTGCCTCCATTAAGGCTTTATGCTACAGGTAGAAGTTgcattcatgtatttgtttattgGCTCTACAAATGGGACTGCGTTGTAATCAACcgtttgtaaacattttttagattGGCAAATTAGACTTATAGTTAATTACACTGGCATAttaaatttacagtatatagaaacaCACATAGCATGCAGTTATTGCCAGAATATACATACAGAATAAACACAATATACATAAACAATGAGCAGAATATACAGCACATGAGAAAAAGATTCCTGACTGGaacagcttgcaatctaattatGCAGGGCTCATAATATTTTCTAGGTGCTTGAAGCATTAAGTATAAAGTTAGGCACTGGATTGCATCtattaaaactatatatacaaaACCCGAGTGCCTATTTCAATTATACTGGTGCAGTGCAAAATGTTAGTAATAGTAATCcgtatataaagatataattgaAATGGTCTCTCCAGCGCATAGCTGCATGTTTTGCATTTAAAGTACTGTACCAATCTGTGTTAGCATCTGTGTTAGATTTAATCTCCAGacaaaactgtattttctttgagatattaaataaaaatataactgtaATTTTAATTGGATtagctcagggatccccaacctttggaacccgtgagcaacattcagtagtAAATGGAGTTGAGGAGCAACCCTAGCATGAAATATAttcctgggttgccaaataagggctgtgattggccatttagtagtccctatgtggattgtcaacctacattgaggctctgcttggcagtacacctggtttttatacaaccaaaacttgcctccaagcctggaattcaaaaataagctcctgctttgaggccactgggagcaacatccaaggggttggagcaacatgttgctcacgagctactggttggggatcactggtttagctTATCCTTTTCTGTCTTTAGAGTAAGGGGAGTCAGTTCTTAAGTTTGGAACCTCATTTTCCATGTTACTAAGTAGCACCATCACTATGAAGGATCTGTCCGGTTGGGCATTGCCCTTACCTGTTTTGCTGGGAGGATGAAAAGAAGTTTGGGCTAGTTATTCATGCAATTACTTTAGCAATTCAAAGTAGCCCCATGTCAAATGTCCTGTATAAAGGGACAAAAGGCAGGGTGCTTAATGTGCTGCAGGGATCCTTTGTATTGGGGGGGGCACAATGGGACTTCTGCACAATGATCTTATAAATattgtggagttcccttttacaCCACTTCAGCCCCCAGCTACTTACAAAGTCCTGTTTATTTGCATTGTCTCTACTtagctcagtgctgtccaacttctgtggtaccgagggccaaaattgtactggcctatgtggtggagggccgataatggaagtcagtgttggccactcccccttttaaaccacacccactgtaaaccacacccatattaccacaagaacttttaagatcatatccacattaacggtggtagcacaccaaaaaaccaaatggttggtgctcactgcagggaaatccctcatcactcatatgtgaaaaattgaattcatgttaaaaacatacccttaaatccatatgcctcatcctcccttgtggataatacaacaaccccccaacacacgATTAAagaccttaggggcccttaacaacaatttccaaatgcttacaaatcccaagaacaaacccaggcttacattccacaggtagcgtagggcaagcagagaatggcacacacaagtagcactgggcaagtagagaatggcacacccaagcatcaccgagcaagcagagaatggcacacacagggaaggcagaacagagcaggagacaggaatcaggaccagtctaatatgtattacatacagtgacacagtgctggtgcccctacagcattttgtataaagtgtgaacaggtgaacaatgtgggcagtttcagtctgggtctcaggtgggaACAGTACAGagttttaggggtgtgaacaatagaggtgtcacaagtgtgaacaatacaggggattagagtctgaatttgaggtttaaacaatgcagggtatagaaaataaacacactggcacacaagacttgtgtctgcaggcttgccctgcagacacaagtctcgtgtgctagtgtggttatTTTCTATACAGTTCACtgggaggttgccgtatcctccaatcactgtgcaccgagcaaacCCGAATATCTGCACAACGGGTGTGTGAGTGTCCTCTTcaattaaacaatgcaggggcaagttaatttctgtagtgataccttttaaagcttacatatggtaagcagacacagcatgtgggggccacagaagggggggtcaTGTGGCccacgggccaccagttggacagccctgatttagcTAATCGTCCACATACAGTTTTCCTTGGGCTCCTTGTGTGTCTTTCCAAGCCAGAGAGCTTTAAACAACTTATGGAAGAGTCTTTAGAAATTCTCTGGCCTGTGTGTTTAGTTATGGGGCCACTCAGGGGCAGACACGTGTCTCTACCTGGCACACACCTGTAGGCAAGGGCACACAACCTGCATTGCCCAAGCCAGCTGCTTTACTGCTAGATATTACTGTACCCATATATTGGAGATACCTTAGTTGCAGTCCTCCAGTAGATGGACATAGTTGCGGGGGACAAACAGCTCTCCCTCTCCTGTATACATTGATTGATACCAGCCCATATGCCCTTCTAGGGGGCCCTACTAGGGGGCTCTATCCTACTGATATTCTGTATAGCTTGTAGATATGAAATCAGCAGTGGTCTTTACTGAGTATTCTctattgcaggggtccccaaccgcagGGACGCGACGCTGAAGCAGGCCATCAACACTCCTGCACTGGCCCGCCGAGCCCAACGCACAAAAATGAGGCGCGCAGCTGTCCCCTGTCCAAAAAAGGTTGAGGCATCTAACTGCTTTGTAAATCATGTAGATAGGCTGGCACCAGAAGGctctattctgcagaatactttataTAGCCTGTAGATAGGCTGGCACCAGCAGGCTCtcttctgcagaatactttataGGTATACAGTATTGGTAGCAGTAGGCTCTACCATACACTGAGCATTGTGTACAGAATATGGATAGGATGGTGTGCAGTTTAAAAGGTAGGAGTCTGCCTGGCAGGAGCACTTTCTCCGGATGGGTGGGAAGACAATTTGCTACGCTGCGAGGAGACATCCTGATTCCTGACCACTGACAGAGAAAGAGAccaagagaagaagaaagaacaaaagaacaattgccCAGTAATAGGCCTAAAGCCACAGAGGAAGTGCTatgctaaaaatacaaatttagatTGAACGTGACTGATCTCTTTTATGCAAACTAAGTGTTTAGTGCCCCTGGGTGGCTGCTGGGTCTCTGGTGTCGGGTTGTTAGCGAATAATTCAATGGGATTAAATAGGAGGGCGTCCCCCTTCCCAAAGGCACTTCATACTGTGATGCAGAACCTGAGCTTCCTATTCTGGGTCACATTCACTATTTTGGGCCTTATTATATTTGGGATCAGTGTGTTCTGATCGCATTTACATCTGCATGTATCCAACCTCTCTCCATGTGTTTCTCTGTCTTTTTCCATCATGTCCCCTTATATTCTTCCCTTAATCTGTTCTTCAGTCCTTTATTTTTCACCCTACTCACTTCCTAACTCAGCATTTCTCTCTGTAATCTCTGCCATGTCTCCCTTCATAGCCCAAGTGTGTTGTGGTGCAAGTGTGGTGACATTCCATTATCCCTTCATAACCCTTCATCTGGCtcctatttttctttatttagctATTTCATACGAGACCTTTcatgtgcatttattttattttcctttttaattgttctctttctgcttcttctgttTTCAGTTGCATTCTCTCCATCGCTCTTTCTGTCCCATCTTTTTTACCATGTCCCTCATCTCTGTGTTATCATGCTATCACCCTAACTGCCCCACAGATGTACATGTATCTATACTGGGCTCCACTGGGATTCTTTGGGTTACATACATTATAACTGATATTAATAAATACTAGGATCCATCTGTTGTTTTGCTCTGTTTCTCTGGGGCATTGCTCCAGTGTTCTAATGGAAATGTATCTATTCACTGTGTGTATGAGTGGGACCATTTGATCTTTCTATTCTGATTTGTTGTGCTTTGGCTTTCCTTTTAATTGCAAATGAGTGCCTTCCATTCAGGTTGTAAAGCGGCCGATGAAAACAGGCTTCATACACGGTGAGACCATCATTAAATAACAAATTACTTTAACAGCGCTGCTAATTTGCCCATTTGCTGGCCCAGTTGGTCATTGCCGTAAGGTGCACCTTCATTGTCTCACTATATTAGGGCAATTAGCTCCCAGGCACCCAGCAGGCAAGCAGCGTGCTCACGTCTCATAGAATACACAATACAGTATGGGCACATGAGTTGTACTACAAGGATGAAACATATGTGATGTTATCTACAACTATTTGAAGTTAAGTGTAATtgtaataaactttatttaaaagcGATAtaccttttcatttttgttttattatcagACTATTTCGATAATAGTAGATTTTTTAAGAACAATGATTATGATGAAAGAACACATGACCCATACACACTGCACTGCAGGGACTGCACTATTGGCCGTGTAGGAAAGGCACAGATACGTTTGGTTctgttggggggagggggggtgcaGAGGAAGGAATGGAAAGGAATGGAAAGGAAAGGAATGGATCTATGCAGGAGGAATGCTGAGTGCTCCCTATGGTTTTTATGTCGTAATTAAAAGCGGAAAATCAGAGCATCTCTCATTTCCGAGCTATAAAGAGCAGAAAATTGCTTTATTGTTGGGCTATTAGCCATAGCCAGGTGCCCCCCGCTGTCTGAGCAGAGTCAGTAAGAAAGCACTAAATTGTGCCTCTGGCAGTGCAGGCCTACAGGTCTCTGTGGGGGACATTTCATGCTCTGTGTGGAGGACCCCATGTGACTAACAGCTAAGAACTCTGATAGCAGTACAGACTTGTACCCCTCCCCCTTTCTAcatgtaaatgtgtgtatatttgtatgtacCAGTACTTACGGGCCAGGTGAGCCCAGAAGCAACCCCAATGCCCATAAATCAataaatttgtggaaaggccaccaaggcctgggcctagggcggcaggattttacgGGGCGGCATGCTGTTCAACCACACACATAtaggttcaaaaacactggggatgtgcaggagatacaatcattttttaatctCCGACAATAAAGGCTAGGGGACAGGGGCCCTGCATGTGCCTTCTGTCAGGGGAAGTTTTATAACAATATCATCCTGGCTCTGGAGGAATTCTAGGCCATAGTGACCTGGAATATATACACTAggatggtgtatatatatatatatatatatatatatatatatatatatatatatatatatatatatatatatatatatacatatatatatcatctatgtactatgtatctatcatctatccatctatctatctatctatctatctatcatcatctatatatatatatatatatatatatatatatatatatatatatatatatatcatctatgtatctatcatctatctatctatctatctatctatcatctatcatcatctatatatctaaatatatatatatatatatatatatatatatatatatatatatatatatatatatagatgatgatagatagatgatagatagatagatagatagatgatagatacatagatgatatatatatatatatatatatatatatatatatactataacaaacaagggaaagttgtgctcaccactattttttaaaaccattaggcgggggtgcaatgaggctggccaactacgtcaaagtcatcccatatctggccagtcctatgctcaattttatctgattcatcaaggattctgttgcttcattatacatcttacaaagggacttggttttacctgcaacttaacttgctgctttcaaagtaaacctcccaaacttggctgcccttttattagacaccagtgggatcacctgactatagttgggaagggctttctatctatatatgcaatgagggtgtgaccacaaaatacatatagtcaaatacaagagtcctctgcactaacccattatcaatatatttaagacagcgacattttgtgcatactgctactaaaaaatgccttaccctttaaacaaaacagggattgtttgtccatatatatatgactatatgtattttgtggtcacagcctcattgcacccccgcctaatggttttaaaaaatagtggtgagcacaactttcccttgtttgttatagttatacaggagcagtgaccagctccatgttgtagctcccacccctcccagctatagtcaggtgatcccactggtgtctaataaaagggcagccaagtttgggaggtttactttgaaagcagcaagttaagttgcaggtaaaaccaagtccctttgtaaaatgtataatgaagcaacagaattcttgatgaatcagataaaattgagcgtaggactggccagatatgggatgactttgacgtagttggccagcttaaatatattgcaatatatggacaaacaatccctcttttgtttaaagggtaaggcattttcggtagcagtatgcacaaaatgtctctgtcttaaatatattgataatgggttgagtgcagaggaatcttgtatttgactatatatatatatatatagatagatgatgatagatagatagatagatagatagatgatagatagatagatgatagatagatagatagatagatagatagatagatagatagatgatagatagatagatagatagatagatagatagatagatagatgatagatacatagatatatacatagatgatagatatatatttatattagctatgtatctatcatctacctgGAATATATTCACTAGGAtggtatctatctatcaatctatcaatcgatcaatctatcaatctatctctcatctctctctctctctctctctctctctctctatatatatatatcatctatctatcatcatctatctatcttcatcatctatctatatatattatctatctatcgacagtatctatctatcaatctatcgatctatcataatttatatatatatatatatcatctatctatctatctatctatctatctatctatctatctatctatctatctctctctatctatctatctatctatctatctatctatatatatctatccattTATTATACTCTAGATATCTGTCTGTATTCACACATTATTCACACAATTTCACACAATTTCTCTCGTCTCCAGTATGTAACTATATGGAGGGAAATTTCCTTTCCTCCCATCAGCAGTTAAGGGGTCTGTACCCTCACATAGACAAATAGTACTTTTACAACACGAAGACTCCTATAAAATGCAGCCCCCTGTATAACCAAAGCCTGGCATGAATGAGTTTATGGTTCACTGGGCAATGGACTGATGATTTCTTTCTATTGATAGCCAAAGGCCAGGGGGTCAAGTGCTGCATTGAGATGTAAATCCAGTGAGTGTATAAATCTGCATTCCTTCACTGATGCTCCCTCAGTCTCACTCGGAATCTCATAGAGCATGTGTCTCAGTTCCCTGCACTGCTGAAGCACTCTAACACCCAGCCTGCTTGTCCCTCTCAGTCTGTACCTATCAATTAATTGCCTGGATCTCTGCGCAACAACTTCTTCAAACATGGGGACTCACTCTGAACCTCAAGCAGAATCTAATCCGATAACCCTGAGAAAGGTCAGTATATTGTGCTGCACTCTCATCTTTATTGTAGTCCCATGGCTGACTATGGAGGGACCGGGCACTCATTTCTACTCtcccttttttttcctctctgttCAGGTATCTAAACCTTTGatggaaaagaaaagaagagcGAGGATCAATATCTCACTGGAGCAGCTCAAAGGCCTTCTAGAAAAGAActattcccaaaatgtaagtaCTAGGGATCTCAACTCATCCTGTCTAATAATGAGTGCACAAGAGCTCACAGTCAGTCCTCCTTATGTTTCCAGTAAATCCTGGCCTATCTTGTAAGCACTTATAAAAACACTCTATGGTATACAACATacatgtatacagtacagtacagtaattCAATCCCCTCCTTATTGTAAAGACATTGGTCACAATACGACACTTGCATGACGATGCGCTTTATGTTTAACCAATCTTTTCTCTCTTGTAGATTCGGAAGCGTAAGCTGGAGAAAGCAGATATTCTCGAGCTGActgtaaaatatctgaaaactctTCAGAGTTCCATTCATGGTAAGTCATTTAGACCCCAGGGTTTCTCACACGCCCTTTATCTTTCCTCCCCTCTTTCCTCTGCCCCTTTAAACTGTTGTAGTTGTCCTCTCCGTTGTGTCTCCCAGGCCTCTTCTCTTTCTTCCATCTCTTTTGGGCCTCATTTGCTCAAGCTCTTTCCTCTTAGCCAGTGTcgcactgggataccaggggcccaccagaaaaccttaggttgagggcccactttccaaacctttatatctcctctcctcactcaacctctttattctcctactctctttctctacatactatactctattcttccattattaagcctctttatttccataaagaaatagggaatggccatgaaataggccaaaaggttagaagcaggagggcccactgacaccttggcccaccaggagttttcctggtatctcagtgggccagtccaacactgctcttAGCAATCTTATTGCCTTCTCTCCGCTCTTCAACTTTCATTCAGATCATTGCCCTTCACTTACCCCTCCCACCACTTGCCTCTATGCTCCCATTTCCATAATGTCTTTCTTTTGCTTGTTAATAGCAGGAGCTCAGCTCTACAGAAGTGCCGAGTACCAAGCTGGATTCCGAAACTGTCTTAATGGAGTGAATCAATTCCTGCAGACAGCGGATAAATCCGGCCAAGCCACACACCTCACGCAAGACATTGCCCGAGCATTGCCGGCCGTAAACGCTTCTTATTTCAGCACTAAGGACAGCGCCTCACCTCCTGCCAACAACGCTCCCTACACACAGACCTTGGCTGGAAATATGGGCAACTCCCAAGCAACTAAACGCAGAATCACACCCTCTGACTGTCAGCTCCCCTCTGACCAAACCTCACTACACTTAGTAGTTCAGGGCCATGTGCTGATGGCACCTAGTGGCCATGGAGCTGTTAACCAAGACTTGTGGAGACCATGGTGAAcaccatatatttaaaaaactttgccaGAGATGAATAGTGGTTGTTCTTTATAAGAATGAATTCTAGTATATACTATGTATAtccagatattaaaggggttgttcacctttgaatatgatgtagagagggatattctgagacaatttgcaattggttttcattttttattatttaaggtttttgagtttattagctttttattcagcagctcttcaatttgcattattatgcaaaataaggtgaaccaccctttaattataaatatatatataaatacatgtgtaaAAGTTACTTTGTCTGTACCAATACATTCTATATTTTATCTTGAacgtttatttattttcttaataaaaaaaactatatgtgtatatatgcttGACCACTCCTTATTTTAAAAGGGCTAGCCATATTTTTTTGTGGCTCTTCAGTGCTACTTTCCAGTTCAGTTGCTGTTGTCTTGAACCTTAGCAACCACTCGgtagtttgaataagagactgcttTATAAACAGGAGGAGATTTAGTATAACAGCAGTAGAAATGTAGTTTCACAGGCTAGCATTCCTTTAAATACTAGCATCAGTGACAGTAGCAACAAGGTCACGGTCCTTCATTGCAGATTGGCGCAGGTAACACTGGCCTTCGAAATCCACTTTAAATTTTtgagacagtgggggtcatttatcaacactgggcaaatttgcccatgggcagttacctatagcaaccaatcagtgattagctatttaaagccagctgcaagtagaacaatgaatgcagcaatctgactggttgccgtgggttactgcccatagcaaatttgccctgtgttgataaatgtccCCCAGTATGTAATGGTGGAACTTGTGACGCTCCATTTGAGGCTAAAGTCCCAGCAGCCCCTGTCAATCTTTAAATGGAAAGGCATGTAGTTTATAGACAACAGGGGCAATCTCCAGCTGAAATATGAAGTCACATACAGATTAATTACATGAACTTTTTTAGCCAGTGCCTAGTGTCTAATTTTAACATGTCTGTATTTGTTTTGATACGGtggatattattttttatcagaaGCCTGCCATACACATAGAAGAATCACTATTTCATTTATAATGACTTCAACTTCTAGACATAATAAGGTATCAACTATATACTAAGCAGCATAGTAAAAAATATGTACTTTGTATtttggtatatatgtatatgtagaacACAGAAACACATTGTATGGAACAGTGTTGCACATCCAGCTGTCATTTAGCAGTATcatgaaaaaagctgaatccatAAACAAAGCAATACATAATCATTCTAGGCACTCCATTGATATAGCAAGTTTA
This sequence is a window from Xenopus laevis strain J_2021 chromosome 7S, Xenopus_laevis_v10.1, whole genome shotgun sequence. Protein-coding genes within it:
- the hes3.S gene encoding transcription factor HES-3 isoform X1, translated to MGTHSEPQAESNPITLRKVSKPLMEKKRRARINISLEQLKGLLEKNYSQNIRKRKLEKADILELTVKYLKTLQSSIHAGAQLYRSAEYQAGFRNCLNGVNQFLQTADKSGQATHLTQDIARALPAVNASYFSTKDSASPPANNAPYTQTLAGNMGNSQATKRRITPSDCQLPSDQTSLHLVVQGHVLMAPSGHGAVNQDLWRPW
- the hes3.S gene encoding transcription factor HES-3 isoform X2 encodes the protein MGTHSEPQAESNPITLRKVSKPLMEKKRRARINISLEQLKGLLEKNYSQNIRKRKLEKADILELTVKYLKTLQSSIHGAQLYRSAEYQAGFRNCLNGVNQFLQTADKSGQATHLTQDIARALPAVNASYFSTKDSASPPANNAPYTQTLAGNMGNSQATKRRITPSDCQLPSDQTSLHLVVQGHVLMAPSGHGAVNQDLWRPW